The Anolis carolinensis isolate JA03-04 chromosome 2, rAnoCar3.1.pri, whole genome shotgun sequence genome has a window encoding:
- the LOC100563243 gene encoding uncharacterized protein LOC100563243 isoform X1, translated as MVIIMAKLWFSLMLLGPTAAFILTVPKSSVSIPARSTAWLSALLSRPTSLPHYFQIRWYFVTGSKLVLMLKADNCKANGTNQHWRDSCKIRIEKTEGYKHRAEVSSDNVSLMIQDVRAEDSGIYSIMLLALGVKLSANINLIVTNAEDSTSSNQTESCTRTPLLTFVSTGEEQEEENDNGGDADTHLFSAADVEVSVSSVKAANIRDHTVPNIIQLSLAGLILLLLGVIIVENISFTYCMNKKMSVRDGRETISSPTGMECSLPPLPLNPSMFVKMPGSDEFHCIIGH; from the exons GTCCCACTGCAGCCTTCATATTGACTGTGCCCAAATCCTCAGTTTCCATCCCAGCCAGAAGTACAGCCTGGCTCTCTGCCTTACTGAGTCGTCCAACTTCACTGCCACATTATTTCCAGATACGATGGTATTTTGTCACTGGCTCCAAGTTGGTGCTGATGCTCAAGGCTGATAACTGCAAGGCAAATGGGACAAACCAGCATTGGAGGGACTCCTGTAAGATCAGAATTGAAAAGACAGAGGGATACAAACATCGAGCAGAAGTGTCTTCAGATAATGTTTCACTGATGATCCAGGATGTAAgagctgaggattctgggatttattCCATCATGCTTCTGGCTTTGGGTGTGAAGTTATCGGCCAACATCAACCTAATAGTGACCAATG cAGAAGATAGCACTTCAAGCAATCAGACTGAAAGTTGCACCAGGACTCCATTGCTGACATTTGTCTCAA CAGGAGAggaacaggaagaagaaaatgataATGGTGGTGATGCAGACACCCATCTCTTCTCTGCAGCGGATGTGGAAGTCTCTGTCTCATCAGTGAAGGCAGCAAATATCAGAGACCATACGGTGCCAAACATCATCCAACTAAGTTTAGCTGGTCTGATCCTTCTCCTCCTTGGAGTGATAATAGTCGAG AATATTTCTTTTACTTATTGCATGAATAAAAAGATGTCAGTCAGAGATGGAAGAGAGACAATCTCATCCCCAACTGGAATGGAATGCAGCCTTCCTCCTTTGCCACTCAATCCCTCCATGTTTGTGAAAATGCCAGGGTCAGATGAATTCCATTGCATCATTGGCCACTGA
- the LOC100563243 gene encoding uncharacterized protein LOC100563243 isoform X2 produces MVIIMAKLWFSLMLLGPTAAFILTVPKSSVSIPARSTAWLSALLSRPTSLPHYFQIRWYFVTGSKLVLMLKADNCKANGTNQHWRDSCKIRIEKTEGYKHRAEVSSDNVSLMIQDVRAEDSGIYSIMLLALGVKLSANINLIVTNAEDSTSSNQTESCTRTPLLTFVSREEQEEENDNGGDADTHLFSAADVEVSVSSVKAANIRDHTVPNIIQLSLAGLILLLLGVIIVENISFTYCMNKKMSVRDGRETISSPTGMECSLPPLPLNPSMFVKMPGSDEFHCIIGH; encoded by the exons GTCCCACTGCAGCCTTCATATTGACTGTGCCCAAATCCTCAGTTTCCATCCCAGCCAGAAGTACAGCCTGGCTCTCTGCCTTACTGAGTCGTCCAACTTCACTGCCACATTATTTCCAGATACGATGGTATTTTGTCACTGGCTCCAAGTTGGTGCTGATGCTCAAGGCTGATAACTGCAAGGCAAATGGGACAAACCAGCATTGGAGGGACTCCTGTAAGATCAGAATTGAAAAGACAGAGGGATACAAACATCGAGCAGAAGTGTCTTCAGATAATGTTTCACTGATGATCCAGGATGTAAgagctgaggattctgggatttattCCATCATGCTTCTGGCTTTGGGTGTGAAGTTATCGGCCAACATCAACCTAATAGTGACCAATG cAGAAGATAGCACTTCAAGCAATCAGACTGAAAGTTGCACCAGGACTCCATTGCTGACATTTGTCTCAA GAGAggaacaggaagaagaaaatgataATGGTGGTGATGCAGACACCCATCTCTTCTCTGCAGCGGATGTGGAAGTCTCTGTCTCATCAGTGAAGGCAGCAAATATCAGAGACCATACGGTGCCAAACATCATCCAACTAAGTTTAGCTGGTCTGATCCTTCTCCTCCTTGGAGTGATAATAGTCGAG AATATTTCTTTTACTTATTGCATGAATAAAAAGATGTCAGTCAGAGATGGAAGAGAGACAATCTCATCCCCAACTGGAATGGAATGCAGCCTTCCTCCTTTGCCACTCAATCCCTCCATGTTTGTGAAAATGCCAGGGTCAGATGAATTCCATTGCATCATTGGCCACTGA
- the LOC100563243 gene encoding uncharacterized protein LOC100563243 isoform X4, whose amino-acid sequence MVIIMAKLWFSLMLLGPTAAFILTVPKSSVSIPARSTAWLSALLSRPTSLPHYFQIRWYFVTGSKLVLMLKADNCKANGTNQHWRDSCKIRIEKTEGYKHRAEVSSDNVSLMIQDVRAEDSGIYSIMLLALGVKLSANINLIVTNEDSTSSNQTESCTRTPLLTFVSREEQEEENDNGGDADTHLFSAADVEVSVSSVKAANIRDHTVPNIIQLSLAGLILLLLGVIIVENISFTYCMNKKMSVRDGRETISSPTGMECSLPPLPLNPSMFVKMPGSDEFHCIIGH is encoded by the exons GTCCCACTGCAGCCTTCATATTGACTGTGCCCAAATCCTCAGTTTCCATCCCAGCCAGAAGTACAGCCTGGCTCTCTGCCTTACTGAGTCGTCCAACTTCACTGCCACATTATTTCCAGATACGATGGTATTTTGTCACTGGCTCCAAGTTGGTGCTGATGCTCAAGGCTGATAACTGCAAGGCAAATGGGACAAACCAGCATTGGAGGGACTCCTGTAAGATCAGAATTGAAAAGACAGAGGGATACAAACATCGAGCAGAAGTGTCTTCAGATAATGTTTCACTGATGATCCAGGATGTAAgagctgaggattctgggatttattCCATCATGCTTCTGGCTTTGGGTGTGAAGTTATCGGCCAACATCAACCTAATAGTGACCAATG AAGATAGCACTTCAAGCAATCAGACTGAAAGTTGCACCAGGACTCCATTGCTGACATTTGTCTCAA GAGAggaacaggaagaagaaaatgataATGGTGGTGATGCAGACACCCATCTCTTCTCTGCAGCGGATGTGGAAGTCTCTGTCTCATCAGTGAAGGCAGCAAATATCAGAGACCATACGGTGCCAAACATCATCCAACTAAGTTTAGCTGGTCTGATCCTTCTCCTCCTTGGAGTGATAATAGTCGAG AATATTTCTTTTACTTATTGCATGAATAAAAAGATGTCAGTCAGAGATGGAAGAGAGACAATCTCATCCCCAACTGGAATGGAATGCAGCCTTCCTCCTTTGCCACTCAATCCCTCCATGTTTGTGAAAATGCCAGGGTCAGATGAATTCCATTGCATCATTGGCCACTGA
- the LOC100563243 gene encoding uncharacterized protein LOC100563243 isoform X3 has product MVIIMAKLWFSLMLLGPTAAFILTVPKSSVSIPARSTAWLSALLSRPTSLPHYFQIRWYFVTGSKLVLMLKADNCKANGTNQHWRDSCKIRIEKTEGYKHRAEVSSDNVSLMIQDVRAEDSGIYSIMLLALGVKLSANINLIVTNEDSTSSNQTESCTRTPLLTFVSTGEEQEEENDNGGDADTHLFSAADVEVSVSSVKAANIRDHTVPNIIQLSLAGLILLLLGVIIVENISFTYCMNKKMSVRDGRETISSPTGMECSLPPLPLNPSMFVKMPGSDEFHCIIGH; this is encoded by the exons GTCCCACTGCAGCCTTCATATTGACTGTGCCCAAATCCTCAGTTTCCATCCCAGCCAGAAGTACAGCCTGGCTCTCTGCCTTACTGAGTCGTCCAACTTCACTGCCACATTATTTCCAGATACGATGGTATTTTGTCACTGGCTCCAAGTTGGTGCTGATGCTCAAGGCTGATAACTGCAAGGCAAATGGGACAAACCAGCATTGGAGGGACTCCTGTAAGATCAGAATTGAAAAGACAGAGGGATACAAACATCGAGCAGAAGTGTCTTCAGATAATGTTTCACTGATGATCCAGGATGTAAgagctgaggattctgggatttattCCATCATGCTTCTGGCTTTGGGTGTGAAGTTATCGGCCAACATCAACCTAATAGTGACCAATG AAGATAGCACTTCAAGCAATCAGACTGAAAGTTGCACCAGGACTCCATTGCTGACATTTGTCTCAA CAGGAGAggaacaggaagaagaaaatgataATGGTGGTGATGCAGACACCCATCTCTTCTCTGCAGCGGATGTGGAAGTCTCTGTCTCATCAGTGAAGGCAGCAAATATCAGAGACCATACGGTGCCAAACATCATCCAACTAAGTTTAGCTGGTCTGATCCTTCTCCTCCTTGGAGTGATAATAGTCGAG AATATTTCTTTTACTTATTGCATGAATAAAAAGATGTCAGTCAGAGATGGAAGAGAGACAATCTCATCCCCAACTGGAATGGAATGCAGCCTTCCTCCTTTGCCACTCAATCCCTCCATGTTTGTGAAAATGCCAGGGTCAGATGAATTCCATTGCATCATTGGCCACTGA
- the LOC100563243 gene encoding uncharacterized protein LOC100563243 isoform X6, producing MVIIMAKLWFSLMLLGPTAAFILTVPKSSVSIPARSTAWLSALLSRPTSLPHYFQIRWYFVTGSKLVLMLKADNCKANGTNQHWRDSCKIRIEKTEGYKHRAEVSSDNVSLMIQDVRAEDSGIYSIMLLALGVKLSANINLIVTNEDSTSSNQTESCTRTPLLTFVSTDVEVSVSSVKAANIRDHTVPNIIQLSLAGLILLLLGVIIVENISFTYCMNKKMSVRDGRETISSPTGMECSLPPLPLNPSMFVKMPGSDEFHCIIGH from the exons GTCCCACTGCAGCCTTCATATTGACTGTGCCCAAATCCTCAGTTTCCATCCCAGCCAGAAGTACAGCCTGGCTCTCTGCCTTACTGAGTCGTCCAACTTCACTGCCACATTATTTCCAGATACGATGGTATTTTGTCACTGGCTCCAAGTTGGTGCTGATGCTCAAGGCTGATAACTGCAAGGCAAATGGGACAAACCAGCATTGGAGGGACTCCTGTAAGATCAGAATTGAAAAGACAGAGGGATACAAACATCGAGCAGAAGTGTCTTCAGATAATGTTTCACTGATGATCCAGGATGTAAgagctgaggattctgggatttattCCATCATGCTTCTGGCTTTGGGTGTGAAGTTATCGGCCAACATCAACCTAATAGTGACCAATG AAGATAGCACTTCAAGCAATCAGACTGAAAGTTGCACCAGGACTCCATTGCTGACATTTGTCTCAA CGGATGTGGAAGTCTCTGTCTCATCAGTGAAGGCAGCAAATATCAGAGACCATACGGTGCCAAACATCATCCAACTAAGTTTAGCTGGTCTGATCCTTCTCCTCCTTGGAGTGATAATAGTCGAG AATATTTCTTTTACTTATTGCATGAATAAAAAGATGTCAGTCAGAGATGGAAGAGAGACAATCTCATCCCCAACTGGAATGGAATGCAGCCTTCCTCCTTTGCCACTCAATCCCTCCATGTTTGTGAAAATGCCAGGGTCAGATGAATTCCATTGCATCATTGGCCACTGA
- the LOC100563243 gene encoding uncharacterized protein LOC100563243 isoform X5 yields the protein MVIIMAKLWFSLMLLGPTAAFILTVPKSSVSIPARSTAWLSALLSRPTSLPHYFQIRWYFVTGSKLVLMLKADNCKANGTNQHWRDSCKIRIEKTEGYKHRAEVSSDNVSLMIQDVRAEDSGIYSIMLLALGVKLSANINLIVTNAEDSTSSNQTESCTRTPLLTFVSTDVEVSVSSVKAANIRDHTVPNIIQLSLAGLILLLLGVIIVENISFTYCMNKKMSVRDGRETISSPTGMECSLPPLPLNPSMFVKMPGSDEFHCIIGH from the exons GTCCCACTGCAGCCTTCATATTGACTGTGCCCAAATCCTCAGTTTCCATCCCAGCCAGAAGTACAGCCTGGCTCTCTGCCTTACTGAGTCGTCCAACTTCACTGCCACATTATTTCCAGATACGATGGTATTTTGTCACTGGCTCCAAGTTGGTGCTGATGCTCAAGGCTGATAACTGCAAGGCAAATGGGACAAACCAGCATTGGAGGGACTCCTGTAAGATCAGAATTGAAAAGACAGAGGGATACAAACATCGAGCAGAAGTGTCTTCAGATAATGTTTCACTGATGATCCAGGATGTAAgagctgaggattctgggatttattCCATCATGCTTCTGGCTTTGGGTGTGAAGTTATCGGCCAACATCAACCTAATAGTGACCAATG cAGAAGATAGCACTTCAAGCAATCAGACTGAAAGTTGCACCAGGACTCCATTGCTGACATTTGTCTCAA CGGATGTGGAAGTCTCTGTCTCATCAGTGAAGGCAGCAAATATCAGAGACCATACGGTGCCAAACATCATCCAACTAAGTTTAGCTGGTCTGATCCTTCTCCTCCTTGGAGTGATAATAGTCGAG AATATTTCTTTTACTTATTGCATGAATAAAAAGATGTCAGTCAGAGATGGAAGAGAGACAATCTCATCCCCAACTGGAATGGAATGCAGCCTTCCTCCTTTGCCACTCAATCCCTCCATGTTTGTGAAAATGCCAGGGTCAGATGAATTCCATTGCATCATTGGCCACTGA